In Aedes albopictus strain Foshan chromosome 3, AalbF5, whole genome shotgun sequence, the following are encoded in one genomic region:
- the LOC134289836 gene encoding Golgi SNAP receptor complex member 1-like has translation MAEIPGTGAAVMHVLQRHREILHGYRQEYLKIQANHTTRMEREELLRGSGLGGTTSPSTSGLSRRDMYLKENTHLHNSSSMVNDQISIAMETKEHLTSQRQHMKRFQTRMHDISHRFPLISSLIQRINIRKRRESLILGGVIGVCTILLLLYAFH, from the exons ATGGCGGAGATCCCCGGGACCGGAGCGGCGGTCATGCACGTTCTCCAGCGGCATCGGGAAATTTTGCAT GGCTACCGGCAAGAGTATCTGAAAATTCAGGCAAATCACACTACACGAATGGAACGGGAGGAACTGTTGCGTGGATCGGGGTTGGGCGGAACGACTTCACCATCGACTTCCGGTTTGAGTCGAAGGGACATGTATTTGAAGGAGAACACACATTTGCACAA TTCGAGCTCCATGGTTAACGACCAGATTAGCATCGCAATGGAGACGAAGGAGCACTTGACTTCCCAGCGGCAGCATATGAAGCGTTTCCAAACCAGAATGCACGACATTTCACATCGTTTTCCGTTGATATCCAG CCTCATTCAGCGAATTAACATTCGCAAACGAAGAGAGTCACTGATCCTGGGTGGAGTGATTGGAGTCTGCACGATCCTGCTGTTACTGTATGCGTTTCACTGA